Proteins from a genomic interval of Sphingomonas sp. Y38-1Y:
- a CDS encoding ABC transporter permease, with translation MNLPGIWAIYRFEMARFGRTFWGSVATPVITTALYFIVFGGAIGSRIQEVDGIPYGSFIVPGLVMLSLLTQSLMNASFGIYMPRFAGTIYEVLSAPVATAELLLGYVGAAATKSMLIGAIILATSGFFVDLRIEHPPMMVAFLILTAVAFSLFGFIIGLWAKGFEQLSLVPALIVTPLTFLGGAFYSIDMLPQPWRTVSLFNPVVYLVSGFRWSFFGRGDVDVLVSLGATMGFLLICVGVVAWMLKTGYRLKA, from the coding sequence ATGAACCTGCCGGGCATCTGGGCAATCTATCGCTTCGAAATGGCGCGCTTCGGCCGCACCTTCTGGGGCAGCGTCGCGACGCCGGTCATTACGACTGCGCTCTATTTCATCGTCTTCGGCGGCGCGATCGGCAGCCGTATCCAGGAAGTCGATGGCATCCCCTATGGCAGCTTCATCGTGCCGGGGCTCGTCATGCTAAGCCTGCTCACGCAGAGCCTGATGAACGCGTCTTTCGGCATCTACATGCCGCGTTTCGCGGGGACGATCTACGAAGTGCTGTCGGCCCCGGTCGCAACGGCGGAACTGCTGCTCGGCTATGTCGGCGCGGCGGCGACCAAGTCGATGCTGATCGGCGCGATCATCCTCGCCACGTCGGGTTTCTTCGTCGATCTTCGGATCGAGCATCCGCCGATGATGGTCGCATTCCTGATCCTCACGGCGGTGGCGTTCAGCCTGTTCGGCTTCATCATCGGGCTGTGGGCCAAGGGGTTCGAGCAATTGAGCCTCGTCCCCGCGCTGATCGTCACGCCGCTGACGTTCCTTGGCGGCGCCTTTTACTCGATCGACATGCTGCCCCAGCCGTGGCGGACGGTCAGCCTGTTCAATCCCGTCGTCTATCTGGTCAGCGGCTTTCGCTGGAGCTTCTTCGGGCGCGGCGACGTCGACGTGCTGGTCAGCCTGGGCGCGACGATGGGCTTTCTGCTGATCTGCGTGGGCGTGGTCGCGTGGATGCTGAAGACCGGGTATCGCCTAAAGGCATGA
- the rpmF gene encoding 50S ribosomal protein L32 — protein sequence MAVPKRKTSPSRRGMRRSHDALKVESFQECSNCGELKRPHILCGSCGHYNGREIVAVEA from the coding sequence ATGGCCGTTCCCAAGAGAAAGACTTCGCCCTCGCGGCGCGGCATGCGTCGTTCGCACGATGCGCTGAAGGTCGAGTCGTTCCAGGAGTGCTCGAACTGCGGCGAGCTCAAGCGTCCCCACATCCTGTGCGGGTCGTGCGGCCATTATAACGGCCGTGAGATCGTGGCGGTCGAGGCCTGA
- a CDS encoding beta-ketoacyl-ACP synthase III has translation MSIRAVIAGTGTALPARRVSNEELSQTVDTTDEWIVERTGIRFRHIAGEGETTGTLATDAARAALAAAGIEAQAIDLIVLATATPDQTFPATATRVQAALGIDDCVAFDVAAVCSGFLYALQVADTMIRAGAHRRALVIGAETFSRILDWEDRGTCVLFGDGAGAVVLEGREAEDEGILAVRLHADGRYNDLLYVDGGPSTTGTVGKLRMKGREVFRHAVVNLAAVLRETLAVTGHEPHEVDWLVPHQANARILDATARKLDLSPDRVVVTVDQHANTSAASVPLALDAAIRDGRIQRGHLLVLEAMGGGFTWGAAVVRY, from the coding sequence ATGAGCATCCGGGCGGTCATCGCCGGCACCGGCACGGCGCTGCCGGCGCGGCGCGTCTCCAACGAGGAGCTGTCGCAGACGGTCGACACCACCGACGAGTGGATCGTCGAGCGTACCGGCATCCGCTTTCGCCACATCGCCGGCGAGGGCGAGACGACGGGGACGCTCGCCACCGATGCCGCGCGGGCGGCACTGGCGGCGGCGGGGATCGAGGCGCAGGCGATCGACCTGATCGTCCTGGCGACCGCCACCCCCGACCAGACCTTTCCCGCCACCGCCACGCGCGTGCAGGCGGCGCTCGGCATCGACGATTGCGTCGCGTTTGACGTTGCCGCGGTGTGCTCGGGCTTCCTCTATGCGCTTCAGGTCGCGGACACGATGATCCGCGCCGGCGCGCACCGCCGCGCGCTGGTGATCGGCGCGGAGACGTTCAGCCGCATCCTCGACTGGGAGGATCGCGGGACCTGCGTGCTGTTCGGCGACGGCGCCGGTGCGGTGGTGCTGGAAGGGCGCGAGGCCGAGGACGAGGGCATCCTTGCCGTCCGCCTGCACGCCGACGGCCGCTACAACGACCTGCTCTATGTCGATGGCGGGCCGTCGACCACCGGTACGGTCGGCAAGCTGCGCATGAAGGGCCGCGAGGTGTTCCGCCACGCGGTCGTCAATCTGGCGGCAGTGCTGCGCGAGACGCTGGCGGTCACCGGCCACGAACCGCACGAGGTCGACTGGCTGGTCCCGCACCAGGCCAATGCCCGCATCCTCGACGCGACCGCGCGCAAGCTCGACCTGTCGCCCGATCGCGTGGTGGTGACGGTCGACCAGCATGCCAACACGTCGGCGGCGTCGGTGCCGCTCGCGCTCGACGCGGCGATTCGCGACGGGCGTATTCAGCGCGGCCATTTGTTGGTGCTGGAGGCGATGGGCGGCGGCTTCACCTGGGGTGCGGCGGTCGTACGGTACTGA
- a CDS encoding ABC transporter ATP-binding protein codes for MQPILTLSGVTKTYASGHQALKSVDLSINKGEIFALLGPNGAGKTTMIGIVCGLVKPTTGTITFDGHDIVRDFRDARRRIGLVPQELSTDMFEPVFSTVRFSRGLFGRRRDDALIERVLRDLSLWEKRDAKIMELSGGMKRRVLIAKALSHEPDLLFLDEPTAGVDVELRRDMWKLVHRLREAGTTIILTTHYIEEAEEMADRVGVINRGELLLVEEKAALMKKLGKREMDLSLVEPMTKVPTELAEWDLSLADEGHKLRYVFDAQAERTGIPSLLRKVSELGIHFKDLDTSKSSLEDIFVDLVHDREARP; via the coding sequence ATGCAACCCATCCTGACGCTGTCCGGCGTCACCAAGACCTATGCCAGCGGGCATCAGGCGCTGAAGTCGGTCGACCTGTCGATCAACAAGGGCGAGATCTTCGCGCTGCTCGGCCCCAATGGCGCGGGCAAGACGACGATGATCGGCATCGTCTGTGGGCTGGTCAAGCCGACCACCGGCACCATCACCTTCGACGGTCATGACATCGTCCGCGATTTCCGCGACGCACGCCGCCGCATCGGGTTGGTGCCGCAGGAACTATCGACCGACATGTTCGAGCCCGTCTTTTCCACCGTTCGCTTCTCGCGCGGGCTGTTCGGACGCCGGCGCGACGATGCGCTGATCGAGCGCGTCCTGCGTGACCTGTCGCTCTGGGAAAAGCGCGACGCCAAGATCATGGAGCTGTCGGGCGGCATGAAGCGCCGCGTCCTCATCGCCAAGGCGCTGAGCCACGAGCCAGACCTTCTGTTCCTCGACGAGCCGACCGCAGGCGTCGATGTCGAGCTGCGCCGCGACATGTGGAAGCTCGTCCACCGCCTGCGCGAAGCCGGCACGACGATCATCCTGACCACCCATTATATCGAGGAGGCGGAGGAAATGGCCGACCGCGTCGGCGTCATCAACCGCGGCGAGCTCCTGCTGGTCGAGGAAAAGGCCGCGCTGATGAAGAAGCTCGGCAAGCGCGAGATGGACCTGTCGCTGGTCGAGCCGATGACCAAAGTGCCCACCGAACTCGCCGAGTGGGACCTCAGCCTCGCCGACGAAGGCCATAAGCTGCGGTACGTGTTCGACGCGCAGGCCGAGCGGACGGGTATCCCCTCGCTGCTGCGCAAGGTGTCCGAGCTCGGCATCCACTTCAAGGATCTCGACACGTCCAAGTCGAGCCTGGAGGACATCTTCGTGGACCTTGTCCACGATCGGGAGGCACGCCCATGA
- a CDS encoding MATE family efflux transporter, producing the protein MPAASISLSGEARRILALAWPVMLTSLNWTILHLTDVIVVGLTGTHEVAALGASRAITYIGIVVVLGWLSGIIVMVSRADGAGDLRETGRVLHEGLVLGLALGLASGGILFTFAEPLLRLVGVMPDLAPAAASVVKVMACAYPFQLLSIAASFFLEGVSRPRRVMVVQLSVLPINAVLAWVLATGQFGLPAFGAVGAAAATATASAFGAVAMLYAAWTLPRAAERGVRDLSDLRWAGVVALLSFGAVPALASGLELAGFSILIALSTQLGEATAHAFQIVFSVHNVTFGFALGLGSAAGVRVGNAVGEKRPEEAWRRAAIAAAIAAIGTGLMALVILLATGPITAAFPAAPAVHAIAAMMLLRWSPFILFDGLQVVFVYALRSLGDQVAAGVNGILAFFVVTGGLGWWLVERGAGPAGLVWGSAAGMVAAAILNGARLWWVSGRTQGRLRQPA; encoded by the coding sequence ATGCCCGCCGCTTCCATCTCTCTGTCCGGCGAAGCGCGGCGCATCCTGGCACTTGCGTGGCCGGTGATGCTGACTAGCCTCAACTGGACGATTCTGCACCTCACCGACGTGATCGTCGTCGGCCTGACCGGCACGCACGAGGTCGCGGCGCTGGGGGCCAGCCGGGCGATCACCTATATCGGCATCGTCGTCGTGCTCGGCTGGCTGTCGGGGATCATCGTCATGGTCTCGCGCGCCGATGGGGCGGGCGACCTGCGCGAAACCGGGCGCGTGTTGCACGAAGGGCTGGTCCTGGGTCTCGCGCTCGGGCTGGCGAGCGGCGGCATCCTGTTCACCTTCGCCGAACCGCTGCTGCGTCTGGTCGGCGTGATGCCGGATCTCGCGCCCGCCGCGGCGAGCGTCGTCAAGGTGATGGCCTGTGCCTATCCCTTTCAGCTCCTGTCGATCGCGGCGAGCTTCTTCCTGGAGGGCGTCAGCCGGCCGCGGCGGGTGATGGTCGTCCAGCTTTCGGTGCTGCCGATCAACGCCGTGCTCGCCTGGGTCCTGGCGACGGGGCAGTTCGGCCTGCCCGCCTTTGGCGCCGTGGGCGCCGCCGCCGCGACTGCCACCGCCTCGGCCTTTGGCGCGGTCGCCATGCTATATGCCGCGTGGACGCTGCCGCGCGCGGCCGAGCGCGGCGTGCGCGATCTGAGCGACCTGCGCTGGGCGGGCGTTGTCGCGCTGCTTTCCTTCGGCGCGGTCCCTGCGCTCGCCTCCGGCCTCGAACTCGCCGGCTTCTCGATCCTGATCGCGCTGTCGACTCAGTTGGGCGAGGCGACCGCGCACGCCTTCCAGATCGTCTTCTCCGTCCACAACGTCACCTTCGGTTTCGCGCTTGGCCTCGGCTCGGCGGCCGGCGTGCGCGTCGGCAATGCGGTGGGCGAGAAGCGGCCGGAAGAAGCGTGGCGCCGCGCCGCCATCGCCGCCGCGATCGCCGCGATCGGCACGGGGCTGATGGCGCTCGTCATCCTGCTGGCGACCGGGCCGATCACCGCCGCCTTCCCCGCTGCCCCGGCGGTCCATGCGATCGCGGCGATGATGCTGCTGCGCTGGTCGCCCTTCATCCTGTTCGACGGGCTGCAGGTCGTCTTCGTCTATGCGCTCCGCTCGCTCGGCGATCAGGTGGCGGCGGGCGTCAACGGGATCCTCGCCTTCTTCGTCGTCACCGGCGGTCTCGGCTGGTGGCTGGTCGAGCGGGGCGCGGGGCCGGCGGGTCTTGTGTGGGGATCGGCGGCGGGAATGGTCGCGGCGGCGATCCTCAACGGCGCGCGCTTGTGGTGGGTCAGCGGCCGGACGCAGGGGCGCCTGCGCCAGCCCGCCTGA
- the plsX gene encoding phosphate acyltransferase PlsX, which translates to MAGTARIAVDAMGGDGGLAVILDGVALAAAARPELSFLLVGDESAINAGLAAHAELAGRVEVAHAAETVGSDEKPSTAIRRARVTSMGLAVDAVKQGRAGAAVSAGNTGALMAMAKLSLRTMPGIDRPALAALLPSLGANDTVMLDLGANAECDARNLVQFAVMGAAYARTALELERPRVALLNIGTEDLKGTDIIRDAAQRLRAAPHLPLAFTGFIEGDRLSRGEVDVIACDGFTGNIALKTAEGTARFVADLLRRAFSSSVRSKIGFLISRPATKLLRDHLDPNNHNGAIFLGLNGLVVKSHGGANAAGIANALKLAAKLVEDDLTRRIGEDLGNVEARAA; encoded by the coding sequence ATGGCGGGCACTGCGCGGATCGCCGTCGATGCGATGGGCGGCGATGGCGGGCTCGCCGTCATCCTCGACGGGGTGGCGCTTGCCGCCGCGGCGCGGCCCGAACTCTCCTTCCTGCTGGTCGGCGACGAATCGGCGATCAATGCCGGCCTCGCCGCACATGCCGAGCTCGCCGGGCGCGTCGAAGTCGCGCACGCAGCGGAGACGGTCGGCTCCGACGAGAAGCCGAGCACCGCGATTCGCCGTGCCCGCGTCACCTCGATGGGCCTCGCCGTCGATGCGGTGAAGCAGGGCCGTGCGGGCGCCGCGGTGTCGGCGGGCAATACCGGTGCGCTGATGGCGATGGCCAAGCTGTCGCTGCGCACCATGCCCGGCATCGATAGGCCGGCGCTCGCCGCGCTGCTGCCCAGCCTGGGCGCCAACGACACCGTCATGCTCGACCTCGGCGCCAATGCCGAGTGCGATGCGCGCAACCTCGTCCAGTTCGCGGTGATGGGCGCAGCCTATGCGCGCACCGCGCTCGAGCTGGAGCGGCCCCGCGTCGCGCTGCTCAACATCGGTACCGAGGATTTGAAGGGTACCGACATCATCCGCGATGCCGCCCAGCGCCTGCGCGCCGCGCCGCACCTGCCGCTCGCCTTTACCGGCTTCATCGAGGGCGACCGGCTGTCGCGCGGCGAGGTCGATGTGATCGCCTGCGACGGCTTCACCGGCAACATCGCGCTGAAGACCGCGGAGGGAACGGCGCGATTCGTCGCCGACCTGCTGCGCCGCGCGTTCTCGAGCTCGGTCCGTTCGAAGATCGGCTTCCTGATCTCGCGCCCCGCGACCAAGTTGCTGCGCGACCATCTCGATCCCAACAACCACAATGGCGCGATCTTCCTGGGCCTCAACGGCCTGGTCGTGAAGAGCCATGGCGGCGCCAATGCCGCCGGCATCGCCAATGCGCTGAAGCTCGCCGCCAAGCTCGTCGAGGATGACCTGACCCGGCGGATCGGCGAAGACCTCGGCAATGTCGAGGCGCGCGCGGCATGA
- a CDS encoding integration host factor subunit alpha encodes MQAGTLTRADLAEALHSEVGLSRSESSKLVEQILGHLCEALAKGENVKISGFGSFILRDKGERVGRNPKTGVEVPIAPRRVLTFRASQMMRDRIVAGA; translated from the coding sequence ATGCAGGCAGGAACTCTCACGCGCGCCGATCTGGCAGAGGCGCTGCACAGCGAGGTCGGGCTGTCGCGCTCCGAATCGTCGAAGCTGGTCGAGCAGATCCTTGGTCACCTTTGTGAGGCGCTGGCCAAGGGCGAGAACGTCAAGATCTCCGGCTTCGGCAGCTTCATCCTGCGCGACAAGGGCGAGCGGGTCGGCCGCAATCCCAAGACCGGCGTCGAAGTGCCGATCGCGCCGCGTCGTGTCCTCACCTTCCGGGCCAGCCAGATGATGCGCGACCGCATCGTCGCGGGCGCCTGA